From Carya illinoinensis cultivar Pawnee chromosome 5, C.illinoinensisPawnee_v1, whole genome shotgun sequence, one genomic window encodes:
- the LOC122310872 gene encoding uncharacterized protein LOC122310872 produces the protein MATLAPGILLKLLNGMNTGVKPTSEYRSSLLQVTDIVPADLDENSLWPKHGFYIKVSDSSHSIYVSLPSEHNDFVLSNKMQLGQFIYVDRLEPGSPVPVVKGAKPLPGRHPFVGTPEPLMGLREKGEPKSNSKPSAPRRGSWGTGPDGTDCVSSPMVCKPINLDFDQCTPVKDRNSSVKEGNANFPMSPMIRGKVGKDGNCVRCSFGEGLLAKMVDAKGESPAFLRKSCVVPSPSKFPRSRSVCERDPKVPVNPLNSAEKKTSTPAPRSRSAARVATSLNMTGEAQNFGSKITQLQSESGNSAPDISTSVPMNLPGKLGMLGKEAVQHRETAQKIALQALRDASATEALVRCLKMFSNLSKSAKPDSPVACFDQFLEFHHQIVQAVTDMVSIQAATSASEMAQNPNAKRKDCPTSEDSQILHKIIPNSLDQSRNSELTLSKRRTALYKSIASFPERDEQRTNLGKLLRSNSNPKTCFERKGPSTPLGKLPLEAAGENDENKKPSSCSLHNTIKLGRQIETEAGNWFMDFLERALETGMKKMKGAANGDARKVPQSLILKVINWVEVEQCDTSKRSVHPKATQLARKLRIKMKNP, from the exons ATGGCGACATTGGCACCGGGAATTCTGTTGAAGCTTCTCAATGGAATGAACACAGGCGTCAAACCGACCAGCGAGTACAGGAGCTCACTTCTGCAGGTGACAGACATCGTCCCGGCTGATCTCGATGAGAACAGTCTTTGGCCGAAGCACGGGTTTTACATTAAAGTTTCCGACTCTTCTCACTCTATCTATGTCAGTCTTCCCTCTGAACATAATGATTTTGTTCTCAGCAATAAAATGCAGCTGGGTCAGTTCATCTATGTCGATAGATTGGAGCCAGGGTCTCCGGTTCCGGTTGTTAAAGGTGCGAAACCACTTCCTGGCAGACACCCGTTTGTGGGCACGCCGGAGCCGTTAATGGGTCTTAGAGAGAAGGGTGAGCCAAAGTCCAACTCAAAACCCTCTGCTCCCAGAAGGGGCTCTTGGGGAACGGGACCGGATGGTACCGACTGTGTTTCGTCCCCTATGGTTTGCAAGCCTATTAATTTAGACTTCGATCAGTGTACACCAGTGAAAGATCGTAATAGCTCGGTGAAAGAGGGAAATGCTAACTTTCCGATGTCTCCGATGATAAGGGGGAAGGTGGGGAAGGATGGAAACTGTGTTAGATGTTCTTTTGGCGAAGGGCTATTGGCGAAGATGGTGGATGCAAAGGGAGAAAGCCCTGCTTTTCTTAGGAAAAGCTGTGTAGTCCCTTCTCCTTCGAAATTTCCAAGGAGCAGGAGCGTTTGCGAAAGAGATCCTAAGGTCCCAGTAAATCCCTTAAACTCAGCC GAAAAGAAAACTTCAACTCCCGCTCCGCGCTCAAGGAGTGCTGCAAGAGTGGCAACTTCTCTCAATATGACGGGGGAAGCCCAGAACTTCGGTTCAAAAATTACTCAATTACAGTCAGAGTCTGGTAATTCAGCTCCTGATATCAGCACAAGTGTCCCCATGAATTTACCTGGAAAACTTGGCATGCTGGGAAAG gaAGCAGTGCAGCATCGAGAAACAGCTCAGAAAATTGCCCTTCAAGCACTCAGGGATGCTTCAGCCACGGAGGCATTAGTTCGGTGTCTCAA GATGTTTTCAAACTTAAGCAAATCAGCTAAACCTGACAGTCCAGTGGCCTGTTTTGATCAGTTTCTAGAATTTCATCATCAAATTGTGCAAGCAGTGACTGACATGGTGTCCATTCAAGCAGCTACTTCAGCCTCTGAAATGGCTCAAAACCCAAATGCTAAAAGGAAAGATTGCCCAACTAGCGAAGATTCCCAAATTTTACACAAAATCATACCCAACTCGTTGGACCAAAGCCGAAATTCAGAACTGACATTATCGAAAAGGAGAACAGCATTATACAAATCCATTGCATCCTTTCCTGAAAGAGATGAGCAGAGGACAAATCTGGGAAAACTCCTGAGATCAAATAGCAACCCGAAGACATGCTTCGAACGAAAAGGACCGTCTACTCCACTTGGGAAGCTGCCACTTGAAGCTGCCGGTGAGAATGACGAAAACAAAAAACCTTCATCTTGTAGCCTACACAATACAATCAAATTGGGAAGGCAGATTGAAACAGAAGCTGGAAACTGGTTTATGGACTTTTTGGAGAGGGCTTTGGAAACAGgcatgaagaaaatgaaaggtgCAGCAAATGGGGATGCTCGGAAGGTTCCTCAATCTCTTATACTTAAGGTCATCAACTGGGTAGAAGTAGAGCAGTGTGATACCAGTAAGCGATCTGTTCATCCCAAAGCAACACAGCTAGCTCGGAAGTTGAGGATCAAGATGAAGAATCCTTGA